A DNA window from Molothrus ater isolate BHLD 08-10-18 breed brown headed cowbird chromosome 2, BPBGC_Mater_1.1, whole genome shotgun sequence contains the following coding sequences:
- the AQP11 gene encoding aquaporin-11, producing the protein MAVGGVGSSLLLMSGVVVTVGLCRRLARRRLRSRPHLFAFLVEMFSTFQICACTNELSLLGNVEPKPHTALTLTYGFTVLHGLSLAGSTCNPCGTLQPMWGGGTSLRMGGLKIAAQFVAAVLARVFMHFIWSLEMAEPHLGALSQGCSSPMQTTEMQAFCIELLFSVVFQLAVLQAESVNPKYRVHLIALLITMLVYAGGNLTGAIFNPALAFSLHADCFYDKFLSYSLVYWLAPCLGTILVVFIWDEIFPRKS; encoded by the exons ATGGCTGTCGGTGGGGTCgggagctccctgctgctgatgTCCGGCGTCGTGGTGACCGTGGGGCTGTGCCGGAGGCTGGCCCGGCGCCGGCTGCGCTCCCGCCCGCACCTCTTCGCTTTCCTTGTGGAGATGTTCAGCACCTTCCAGATTTGCGCCTGCACGAACGAGCTCAGCCTGCTCGGCAACGTGGAGCCGAAGCCGCACACCGCCCTCACCCTCACCTACGGCTTCACCGTCCTGCACGGCCTGAGCCTCGCCGGCAGCACATGCAATCCCTGCGGAACCCTGCAGCCCATGTGGGGCGGCGGGACCTCGCTCAGGATGGGGGGACTCAAGATCGCCGCTCAGTTCGTGGCTGCAGTGCTCGCCAGAGTGTTCATGCACTTTATCTGGAGTCTGGAGATGGCAGAGCCACATCTTGGAGCACtctcacagggctgcagcagccccatgcAGACTACAGAGATGCAGGCGTTCTGCATAGAACTGCTCTTTTCTGTCGTTTTCCAGCTGGCCGTCCTGCAAGCCGAAAGCGTTAATCCCAAATACAGAGTCCATTTAATTGCTCTTCTCATCACCATGCTCGTGTATGCAG GTGGAAATCTCACAGGAGCAATATTTAACCCAGCACTGGCATTTTCATTACATGCAGATTGTTTCTATGACAAATTTTTGAGTTACTCACTAGTATATTGGCTAGCACCATGCTTAG GTACAATACTTGTGGTTTTTATATGGGATGAAATCTTTCCTCGGAAATCTTGA